Proteins from a genomic interval of Stenotrophomonas maltophilia R551-3:
- a CDS encoding bifunctional 4-hydroxy-2-oxoglutarate aldolase/2-dehydro-3-deoxy-phosphogluconate aldolase — protein MGIEQHQVKAAELLRAAGILPVVTIHTLDQARAVSAALLEGGLPAIELTLRTPVAMEALAMLKRELPDVVVGAGTVLTVEQMQQSIDAGADFLVTPGTPPALADALAAAPLPVVPGAATPTELLSLYARGFRVCKLFPATAVGGLAMIKGLAGPVADLKLCPTGGITENTAAEYLEQKNVVCIGGSWMVPGNWIANGEWDKVRASAADAAKIIKRVRGH, from the coding sequence GGGTATCGAACAACATCAGGTGAAGGCGGCGGAGCTGTTGCGTGCGGCGGGCATCCTGCCGGTGGTGACGATTCATACGCTGGACCAGGCGCGTGCGGTCAGTGCGGCGTTGCTGGAAGGTGGCCTGCCGGCGATCGAGTTGACGCTGCGTACGCCGGTGGCGATGGAAGCGCTGGCGATGCTCAAGCGTGAGCTGCCGGACGTGGTGGTGGGTGCCGGTACGGTGCTGACCGTGGAGCAGATGCAGCAGTCGATCGATGCGGGTGCGGACTTCCTCGTGACGCCGGGTACGCCACCGGCGCTGGCCGATGCACTGGCGGCGGCACCGCTGCCGGTAGTGCCGGGTGCGGCGACGCCGACCGAGCTGCTGTCGCTGTATGCGCGGGGCTTCCGTGTGTGCAAGCTGTTCCCGGCCACGGCCGTGGGTGGGCTGGCGATGATCAAGGGCCTGGCCGGCCCGGTCGCCGACCTCAAGCTGTGCCCGACCGGTGGCATCACCGAAAACACCGCCGCCGAATATCTCGAGCAGAAGAACGTGGTCTGCATCGGCGGTTCGTGGATGGTGCCGGGCAACTGGATCGCCAACGGCGAATGGGACAAGGTGCGCGCCAGCGCCGCCGACGCCGCCAAGATCATCAAGCGCGTGCGCGGTCACTGA